The following are encoded together in the Falsiruegeria litorea R37 genome:
- a CDS encoding very short patch repair endonuclease, protein MSRSQMMSRIGSKDTKPELVVRRTLHAYGFRFRLHRKELPGKPDLVLSKYRSAIFIHGCFWHAHEGCRYFRLPKTRREFWQEKLLSNRKRDQAAVQSLIDGGWRVLIVWECATREIQIEKLVTCITDWLQSHEKFAEISSDTRRKSHSIANQKAKTSV, encoded by the coding sequence ATGAGCCGATCACAGATGATGTCGCGGATCGGGTCCAAGGACACAAAGCCTGAACTTGTCGTCAGGCGCACACTACACGCCTATGGATTTCGTTTTCGACTTCACAGAAAGGAACTTCCGGGAAAACCAGATCTTGTGTTGAGCAAATACCGGTCAGCAATTTTTATCCATGGGTGTTTTTGGCATGCGCATGAAGGCTGCCGATATTTCAGACTGCCAAAGACACGGCGTGAATTCTGGCAAGAGAAACTTCTCTCCAACAGAAAGCGCGATCAGGCAGCGGTTCAAAGTCTTATCGATGGCGGCTGGCGCGTTCTAATTGTTTGGGAATGTGCAACTCGGGAAATTCAGATTGAGAAACTTGTCACCTGTATCACCGATTGGTTGCAGTCCCATGAAAAATTTGCAGAAATATCTTCTGACACACGGCGAAAAAGTCATTCAATAGCAAACCAGAAAGCGAAAACGAGCGTTTGA
- a CDS encoding ATP-binding protein has protein sequence MSNELINEPDAPRLINGLRDTGYDFRTASADIIDNSVAAGAQEINVRIDLMQDGRKFVYFGDDGSGMNADGVFKAMRYGAPERENPESLGKFGLGLKTASSSVCRQFTLISRNSPDEALSKLSWDLDHVEASGLWEMSREPVTVDEEEAFEELCGEGSGTLVVWSKCDRILSKNYDEPGGAKEKAAIGRLSAGLQKHVSEIYHRFLDQADTRERNITISVDGVKVGPWDPFFRERSEQVLAEKQQAMEVQVEDGSTHNASVAAWILPHSDDLDDDEKSQARITNRGQGFYIYREGRLISSGGWLSVFGGLDPHMSLLRIEFDFGHELDEAFHIDVKKSRVLFDPALSEYLEKLLGPARREANLRYRKKAQKAAAKAKVDHTSSNRTVEGTKNTRQATVEGADPDTQSAVISNNRGPKIKIRQKIENNVEPGSLYIEAVDTITSGDLWEPSYRSAGVEGHVGAVLLNKHHDYYQKIYLRAASSGYSVQGMDLLLWAFTAAEQNNTNEELDPIFSDIREEISSNLRKLLRDVTTPTSDDLEDE, from the coding sequence ATGAGCAACGAACTGATTAACGAACCAGACGCCCCAAGGCTGATCAACGGTCTACGGGATACAGGCTATGACTTTCGGACAGCTTCTGCCGACATCATAGACAACTCGGTGGCTGCTGGCGCTCAGGAGATCAATGTTCGCATCGATTTGATGCAAGACGGACGAAAATTTGTCTATTTCGGCGATGATGGTTCCGGTATGAATGCCGACGGTGTGTTCAAGGCGATGCGCTACGGGGCTCCCGAGCGTGAAAACCCTGAAAGCCTTGGCAAGTTTGGCCTCGGGTTGAAAACCGCCTCGAGTTCCGTGTGCCGCCAATTCACGCTGATCTCAAGAAACTCACCCGATGAAGCCCTGAGCAAGCTTTCCTGGGACCTTGATCACGTCGAAGCATCGGGGCTCTGGGAAATGAGCAGGGAACCGGTGACGGTTGATGAGGAAGAAGCCTTCGAGGAACTGTGTGGGGAAGGAAGTGGAACGCTCGTCGTATGGTCGAAATGCGACAGGATCCTCTCAAAGAACTATGACGAACCCGGTGGTGCGAAGGAAAAGGCTGCGATTGGCCGTCTCTCTGCTGGATTGCAGAAACACGTAAGTGAGATCTATCACCGTTTTCTGGATCAAGCCGATACCCGAGAGCGGAATATCACGATTTCTGTTGATGGCGTCAAAGTCGGGCCATGGGATCCATTTTTCCGAGAACGCTCGGAACAGGTCCTTGCTGAGAAACAACAGGCAATGGAGGTGCAGGTCGAAGACGGGAGTACACACAATGCTTCGGTCGCGGCATGGATCCTTCCTCACAGTGACGACCTGGACGACGACGAAAAGAGCCAAGCTCGCATTACCAACAGGGGCCAGGGATTCTACATCTACAGGGAAGGTCGGTTGATAAGTAGCGGTGGATGGCTCAGTGTTTTCGGCGGTCTCGACCCACATATGTCATTGCTACGAATTGAATTTGATTTTGGGCACGAACTGGATGAGGCATTTCATATCGACGTGAAGAAATCCCGTGTTCTCTTTGATCCGGCCCTGTCCGAATATCTTGAAAAGCTTCTCGGACCAGCGCGCAGGGAAGCAAACCTGCGATACCGAAAGAAAGCCCAGAAAGCCGCAGCGAAGGCCAAGGTTGATCATACTTCTTCGAACCGCACTGTGGAGGGCACCAAAAACACGCGGCAAGCAACAGTTGAGGGTGCGGATCCCGACACGCAAAGTGCAGTGATCTCGAACAATCGCGGGCCGAAGATCAAAATTCGCCAGAAGATCGAAAACAACGTCGAACCTGGTAGTCTCTATATTGAAGCCGTTGACACGATCACGTCAGGAGACCTGTGGGAACCCAGCTATAGGAGTGCGGGAGTTGAGGGACATGTCGGTGCAGTATTGTTGAACAAGCATCACGACTATTACCAAAAAATCTACCTTCGCGCGGCAAGCAGCGGCTATTCCGTACAGGGAATGGATCTTCTGCTCTGGGCCTTCACTGCAGCCGAGCAGAACAACACCAACGAGGAACTGGATCCGATTTTTTCAGATATCCGCGAAGAGATTTCCTCAAACCTTAGAAAGCTGTTGCGCGACGTGACCACACCGACCAGCGACGACCTTGAGGACGAGTAG
- a CDS encoding HNH endonuclease → MLKDHADLIASELSEGTGASVALSIVASGIRSGLDIWFQDLEKRQGPIVELRPHGLKAHRVQLRFGNFSRQILKQISEAPAEDIQLARSLVTSIRVEANVEIPGQSLECWTVDDGRFTIAATLKHETTADGGDAIVATCREVIVPLMAAMAELIGYDEIVPEDTSGELEGALSLALVRKRERNPRNRLLCLRVHGYKCFCCGIKPQLKYGPAGKVLEVHHLQPVSQLHEEKHYDPKTDLVPLCPNCHRAVHTRRPTPYSIEELMSMMDTNVH, encoded by the coding sequence ATGCTGAAAGATCACGCAGACCTGATTGCATCTGAGTTGAGCGAAGGTACGGGTGCGTCTGTCGCTTTGAGCATTGTAGCCTCTGGAATTCGGTCAGGTTTGGATATTTGGTTCCAGGATTTGGAGAAACGACAGGGACCGATTGTCGAACTCCGACCGCATGGTCTGAAAGCTCACCGGGTGCAACTTCGGTTCGGGAATTTCTCAAGGCAGATTTTGAAACAGATCTCCGAAGCCCCTGCGGAAGACATCCAACTGGCACGATCCCTCGTAACCAGCATCAGGGTCGAGGCCAACGTGGAAATTCCTGGTCAAAGCCTTGAATGCTGGACGGTTGATGATGGTAGATTTACGATAGCAGCTACCCTCAAACACGAAACCACGGCAGATGGCGGTGATGCGATCGTCGCTACTTGCCGGGAAGTCATTGTGCCCCTCATGGCTGCAATGGCGGAACTGATTGGTTACGACGAAATAGTCCCTGAGGACACGTCAGGAGAATTGGAGGGAGCCCTTTCCCTCGCGCTTGTTCGGAAGCGAGAGAGAAATCCGAGAAACAGGCTCCTTTGCCTCAGAGTGCATGGCTACAAGTGCTTTTGCTGCGGGATCAAACCGCAGTTGAAATATGGACCTGCGGGCAAGGTTCTTGAGGTACACCACCTGCAACCAGTGTCTCAATTGCATGAGGAGAAGCACTACGATCCAAAGACAGATCTTGTTCCTCTTTGCCCGAATTGCCACCGAGCAGTCCACACACGGCGGCCCACGCCGTATTCGATCGAAGAACTGATGAGTATGATGGATACGAATGTCCACTGA
- a CDS encoding DEAD/DEAH box helicase: MSTDVNSLPEKFADLPDALPEGIRVSGRVLDPVVIIDKEDGKLVAKMAGRRTVKGKEKLILAFGNEFDWVLDDKTIRPLPHDAEELLKASMDVDHDGSVGYGQLRQHIASSDGSLSIQLTDAAGQSGSVSASRYPDELKMPGLNADLYPYQAKGVAWMWETVQAHGGLILADEMGLGKTLQIIALLVKDPPPEQSPALIICPTSLIANWVREIERFAPSLSVLVHRGAYRTGVFTGLQSAQVVITTYDTMVNDISIFSAFEWSWVICDEAQAIKNPASGRRNCVATIPRVRTVPMTGTPVENSLVDLWSLADFAIPGLLGTLSDFEANFPDGIETAAEVAKIVEPVMLKRRVADVADDLPERIDIEMPLEMESALVEHYNAVREATLEKYPVAGALVATLQLQLVCAHPWLRVSGIDVTDTENADIVEVVDLPLINTKMEQTVRLIREAFTTGRKVLVFALFNRLGDLLQQAAPDLSGAYWGAINGGTPQADRQGIIDEFSAEDGPAILVLNPKAAGAGLNITAATVVIHMTPVWNPALEAQASARAHRRGQTLPVTIYHLYYEDTVERIMLDRSAWKNKMGNEIAPVSTRDDEDLRNALNIRPQLP; the protein is encoded by the coding sequence ATGTCCACTGATGTGAATTCACTTCCCGAAAAATTTGCTGACCTTCCGGATGCTCTCCCAGAGGGCATTCGTGTGAGTGGTCGTGTCCTTGATCCAGTGGTCATCATCGACAAGGAAGATGGGAAACTCGTCGCAAAAATGGCCGGGCGCCGAACAGTAAAAGGTAAAGAAAAACTGATACTTGCCTTCGGCAATGAATTCGACTGGGTTCTTGATGACAAGACCATTCGCCCGTTACCTCATGATGCTGAGGAGTTGCTGAAAGCTTCCATGGACGTGGATCATGACGGAAGTGTTGGATACGGACAGCTCCGACAGCACATCGCCTCATCGGATGGTTCCTTGAGCATCCAACTCACTGATGCAGCGGGGCAATCGGGGTCGGTATCCGCTTCCCGATATCCAGACGAGCTGAAAATGCCCGGTCTAAACGCTGATTTGTACCCCTACCAAGCCAAAGGCGTAGCCTGGATGTGGGAAACCGTCCAAGCGCACGGAGGATTGATCCTCGCAGACGAAATGGGCCTTGGGAAAACCCTGCAGATAATTGCGCTGCTCGTGAAGGATCCCCCACCAGAGCAATCACCCGCATTGATCATATGCCCAACCAGCCTCATTGCAAACTGGGTCCGTGAAATCGAAAGGTTTGCACCCTCCCTGTCGGTCCTGGTTCACCGTGGCGCCTACAGAACCGGTGTGTTCACCGGTCTGCAGAGTGCTCAGGTAGTCATCACCACGTATGACACTATGGTGAACGACATCTCGATTTTTTCCGCATTTGAATGGTCTTGGGTAATTTGTGACGAGGCTCAGGCCATTAAGAACCCGGCCTCTGGGCGGAGGAATTGCGTTGCGACCATTCCACGCGTCCGAACTGTTCCCATGACCGGGACACCTGTTGAAAATAGCCTTGTGGACCTATGGTCACTGGCCGACTTCGCCATTCCCGGACTTCTCGGCACATTGTCTGATTTTGAGGCCAATTTCCCTGATGGGATCGAGACGGCGGCAGAAGTCGCAAAAATCGTCGAACCTGTCATGCTGAAGCGCCGTGTCGCAGACGTAGCCGACGATCTTCCTGAGCGTATAGATATCGAGATGCCTCTGGAAATGGAAAGTGCTCTCGTTGAGCATTACAACGCGGTTCGGGAAGCCACTCTGGAGAAATATCCAGTCGCCGGGGCGCTCGTCGCCACCCTGCAGCTGCAGTTGGTGTGTGCTCACCCTTGGCTGCGTGTATCCGGCATCGATGTCACCGACACCGAAAATGCCGACATCGTTGAAGTTGTAGATCTTCCGCTGATTAACACCAAGATGGAGCAAACTGTCCGATTGATCCGAGAGGCTTTCACGACAGGCCGGAAAGTCTTGGTCTTCGCCCTGTTCAATCGTCTCGGGGATTTGCTGCAGCAAGCGGCTCCCGACCTTTCTGGCGCCTATTGGGGCGCAATCAACGGAGGAACACCGCAAGCAGACCGACAAGGCATAATCGATGAATTCTCTGCCGAGGACGGCCCGGCCATCTTGGTATTGAACCCGAAGGCTGCCGGAGCAGGCTTGAATATCACTGCAGCGACCGTCGTCATCCACATGACACCAGTCTGGAATCCTGCATTGGAAGCTCAGGCAAGCGCAAGGGCACACCGAAGGGGGCAGACACTACCGGTCACGATCTACCACCTTTATTACGAGGATACTGTCGAAAGGATTATGCTTGATCGTTCGGCTTGGAAAAACAAAATGGGCAACGAGATAGCCCCGGTGTCTACAAGAGATGATGAAGATTTGAGGAATGCCCTGAACATCAGGCCACAATTGCCATGA
- a CDS encoding EcoRII N-terminal effector-binding domain-containing protein: protein MTKKTYRKTLSANDAGETKSHQAGMLIPKADVEFRSFLGDLDPTIKNPRRTIHCLDEHGEEIELQFIYYNNKLHDETGTRNEFRLTCLTGYLRQSGAKSGDELELSKDEGQEFFKLRLIANSHSDEDTGETSNRIVLRGWRRIH, encoded by the coding sequence ATGACGAAAAAGACATACAGAAAAACACTGAGCGCCAATGATGCCGGCGAGACGAAGAGCCACCAAGCCGGAATGCTCATTCCCAAGGCAGACGTTGAGTTTAGGTCTTTCCTCGGAGACTTGGATCCAACCATCAAGAACCCACGGAGAACCATTCACTGCCTTGATGAACATGGTGAGGAGATCGAGTTGCAGTTCATTTACTATAACAACAAACTCCACGACGAAACCGGAACCCGAAATGAGTTCAGGCTTACCTGCCTGACTGGGTATCTAAGACAGTCCGGGGCAAAATCCGGTGACGAATTGGAGCTTTCCAAGGACGAAGGCCAAGAATTTTTCAAATTACGGCTGATCGCCAATTCCCACTCTGACGAAGACACAGGTGAAACATCCAATCGGATTGTACTGAGAGGATGGAGAAGGATTCATTGA
- a CDS encoding helix-hairpin-helix domain-containing protein has translation MSHRHLHLSPGTSTLLENQGYIFIEDLESALSSVSLKQEAKEDLLANLLRLVSCIQGANVDWIEYYEGCEDGLDELFFVCPEFDGIDSENPLFAVNRKSFGNAGAMFEREGLKSFGELLDALRIGISPLPSGLGAKKLAAFWTQLLSLAKEARSDNSVLSRLAALHPLVSPLPNRDTSREEPEIISVLSEQTRELTIGCLHLGPKTRKLIENGLGTIGDLASAPQSALLDIPGMGKATTKRIDGALTAIAESQNPDGSIAWEVYCEGMNIGLFPEEPQEGSFSQILARLPAVLKDAFETCESEEDGIILASRIMAPPKERLSLEAVSDLFTEKVTRERVRQKEAKILTRLANALIHDDYANAPYRFRPEFSEPWKAAAEYFSKSDDDISFVDFVNGLEKAWSVPRREFADALPLVTAIITGELAAGKEFQSSVLFDTTPFKKGDHPIVDLPLKLLQVHKSAAVLQEQGFATVGEFLTAIKSGALSASDTSHTRRVYDSIRILAKCTYPDGLVDWWKYTDLTEVAFLPIYDVNDPLSFLESIIPTTVSVLNSRKISAHAADVFTRRSSVALLDRPTTEALASDLGGYGSTIKRIETDLLGFLSDVYIGQNLAISTVHLSTAFLEHWAFVAECFEKADGDTSLAADMLAAGWDVEKEQITPYLPALVAIVTGYPMGRLHRYTKLRPADAQKPKHDIQDVPTIQEEEDVEEFAPQRIVLRGFRRGH, from the coding sequence ATGAGCCACCGACACCTTCATTTGTCACCTGGAACCAGCACTCTTCTCGAAAACCAGGGTTACATTTTCATCGAAGACCTCGAGAGCGCACTTTCCTCCGTCTCTCTGAAACAGGAGGCAAAAGAAGACCTCCTTGCCAACTTGCTTAGACTTGTATCCTGCATCCAGGGAGCCAATGTTGACTGGATTGAATACTACGAGGGGTGTGAGGATGGCTTAGATGAGCTCTTCTTTGTTTGCCCTGAATTCGACGGAATCGACTCTGAAAACCCACTGTTTGCTGTAAACAGAAAGTCATTCGGCAACGCTGGTGCCATGTTTGAACGGGAGGGGCTGAAGAGTTTTGGAGAGTTGCTGGATGCACTTCGTATCGGGATATCACCTCTCCCTTCCGGGTTGGGAGCAAAGAAGCTGGCCGCATTCTGGACCCAGCTTCTTTCGTTGGCAAAGGAAGCTCGCTCAGATAATTCCGTCCTGTCTCGGCTTGCTGCGTTGCATCCTCTGGTGTCCCCGCTTCCAAACCGCGATACCTCTCGGGAAGAGCCTGAAATCATTTCAGTTCTCAGTGAACAGACCCGGGAACTGACCATAGGATGCCTTCACCTTGGGCCAAAAACCAGGAAGCTCATCGAGAACGGCCTGGGTACCATCGGAGACCTTGCCTCAGCCCCGCAATCAGCACTTCTGGACATCCCCGGAATGGGAAAGGCAACCACCAAGCGGATTGATGGGGCGTTGACTGCAATTGCAGAATCCCAAAACCCGGACGGGTCGATCGCCTGGGAAGTTTACTGCGAGGGAATGAACATCGGGCTGTTCCCTGAAGAACCTCAGGAGGGCAGCTTTTCCCAAATACTTGCCCGCCTTCCTGCGGTCCTGAAAGACGCTTTTGAAACCTGTGAAAGCGAAGAGGACGGTATCATTCTCGCAAGCAGGATCATGGCCCCGCCCAAGGAAAGGCTGAGCCTCGAAGCGGTCAGCGATCTTTTCACCGAAAAGGTGACAAGGGAAAGGGTGAGACAAAAGGAGGCAAAAATCCTTACGCGCCTGGCCAACGCTCTGATCCATGATGACTATGCAAATGCGCCCTACCGCTTCCGTCCGGAATTTTCGGAACCGTGGAAAGCTGCCGCTGAATACTTTTCAAAATCTGATGACGACATTTCCTTCGTTGATTTTGTCAACGGTCTTGAAAAGGCGTGGTCCGTGCCGAGACGGGAGTTTGCAGACGCCCTGCCTCTTGTAACTGCGATAATTACCGGGGAGCTTGCGGCCGGGAAGGAGTTTCAGTCATCGGTACTGTTTGACACTACCCCGTTCAAGAAGGGAGATCACCCGATCGTTGACCTCCCCTTGAAGCTACTTCAAGTTCACAAATCGGCAGCAGTTCTTCAAGAACAGGGTTTTGCGACGGTTGGTGAATTTCTCACGGCGATAAAGAGTGGAGCCCTATCTGCTTCAGACACCTCCCACACCCGCCGGGTGTATGACAGCATTCGAATCCTGGCCAAGTGCACCTACCCTGATGGGCTGGTCGATTGGTGGAAATATACGGATTTGACGGAAGTGGCCTTTCTTCCGATATACGATGTCAATGATCCGCTGAGCTTCCTTGAAAGCATAATCCCGACAACTGTTTCCGTTTTGAACTCTCGGAAAATTTCGGCACATGCGGCCGATGTCTTCACCCGGCGCTCTTCCGTTGCACTGTTGGACAGGCCAACCACCGAGGCGCTTGCTTCAGACTTGGGCGGTTACGGCTCAACGATCAAACGCATCGAAACGGATTTGTTGGGCTTTCTGAGTGATGTGTACATTGGCCAGAACCTTGCAATATCCACGGTGCACCTCAGTACCGCCTTCCTGGAGCACTGGGCTTTTGTCGCTGAATGTTTCGAGAAGGCCGATGGTGACACAAGCCTGGCCGCCGACATGTTGGCTGCGGGATGGGACGTCGAAAAAGAACAAATCACACCATATCTGCCTGCCCTGGTTGCTATCGTCACCGGCTATCCAATGGGGAGGCTTCACCGGTACACAAAATTGCGGCCCGCCGACGCTCAAAAACCCAAGCACGACATTCAGGATGTCCCAACCATTCAGGAAGAAGAAGACGTCGAAGAGTTTGCTCCGCAACGGATCGTCCTTCGAGGCTTCCGAAGGGGCCACTGA
- a CDS encoding Fic family protein: MIAHFHGRRLPEPGNPAGYAWIVDTYNLQVPMPPRLMAVADRHSPVSTDDWIMLRSRQQPKDNLIGHLRLAFRYEGINLSVLDRLFQVVPAEEITEMVQHRVTGTFSRRLWFIYEWMTGARLDLPDLGKVKYVSILDEELHYTGIIVENSARHKIHDNLPGTPAFCPTVRRTPELFHLLEVRNLTDEASAAAGRVPEDLMRRAAAFMLLDDSKASFAIENEKPTPAQGARWGQAIGEAGQHELSVDELNRLQQIVIGDARFVRLGIRKEEGFIGSHDRNTMEPIPSHISARWEDLDSLMAGLIDYDEISLARHQHPILTAAVLAFGFVFIHPYVDGNGRLHRYLFHHVLARAGFNPPGVVFPISAVILRNIEEYNRVLRAYSGPLLPFIDWAADPKGNVKIAGETAHHYRYFDATEQATFLARCVQTTIDEDLPREVGFLKGYDRFAMGLSRIVDMPNKEIELLRKFLAQNDGKLSKRARGGEFEALSDDEVEQIEQLYAESWT; encoded by the coding sequence ATGATAGCCCACTTTCATGGTCGAAGACTGCCAGAACCAGGTAACCCGGCCGGGTATGCCTGGATCGTCGACACCTACAATCTTCAAGTCCCCATGCCTCCGCGTCTGATGGCCGTTGCTGACCGGCACAGTCCGGTCTCCACCGATGACTGGATCATGCTGCGATCACGCCAACAGCCAAAAGATAATCTGATCGGTCATCTTCGACTCGCTTTCCGATATGAAGGCATCAATCTCAGTGTGCTTGATCGCCTTTTTCAGGTTGTCCCTGCCGAAGAGATCACCGAGATGGTACAGCACCGTGTGACGGGCACGTTTTCCCGGCGCCTGTGGTTCATTTACGAATGGATGACTGGCGCGCGGCTGGACCTGCCGGATCTCGGCAAGGTAAAGTACGTCAGTATCCTCGATGAGGAACTGCACTATACCGGCATCATCGTAGAGAATTCTGCGCGCCACAAAATCCATGACAACCTACCCGGTACGCCCGCATTTTGCCCGACTGTCCGGCGGACTCCGGAACTGTTTCACCTGCTTGAAGTCAGAAACCTGACGGATGAGGCCAGTGCAGCGGCTGGCAGGGTTCCAGAAGACCTGATGCGCCGGGCCGCGGCCTTCATGCTCCTGGATGACAGCAAGGCATCATTTGCCATTGAGAATGAAAAGCCTACCCCTGCCCAGGGGGCTCGATGGGGACAGGCCATCGGAGAAGCCGGGCAGCATGAGCTTTCTGTCGATGAGCTCAACCGACTCCAGCAAATCGTGATCGGAGACGCCAGGTTTGTGAGGCTTGGCATCAGGAAGGAAGAAGGGTTCATCGGCTCCCATGATCGCAACACGATGGAGCCGATCCCATCGCATATCAGCGCCCGATGGGAAGACCTTGATAGCCTGATGGCAGGTCTGATCGATTACGATGAGATCTCATTGGCGCGGCATCAGCATCCGATCCTGACGGCGGCAGTGCTGGCATTTGGTTTCGTCTTCATTCACCCCTATGTCGACGGAAATGGCAGGCTTCACAGGTACCTGTTCCATCACGTGCTGGCCCGCGCCGGGTTCAACCCTCCCGGAGTTGTATTCCCCATCAGCGCCGTGATCCTGAGAAACATTGAAGAGTACAACCGGGTTCTGAGGGCCTATTCTGGTCCTCTTCTGCCATTTATTGATTGGGCGGCCGATCCGAAGGGAAATGTTAAGATCGCCGGAGAGACGGCGCATCACTACCGGTATTTCGACGCAACGGAACAGGCCACCTTCCTGGCACGTTGTGTCCAGACCACGATTGATGAAGACCTGCCACGGGAGGTTGGTTTCCTCAAAGGATATGACCGGTTTGCCATGGGGCTTTCCCGCATTGTCGATATGCCCAACAAGGAAATTGAATTGCTTCGAAAGTTCCTGGCACAGAATGACGGCAAGCTCTCAAAGAGAGCACGGGGTGGCGAATTCGAGGCCCTGAGTGATGACGAGGTCGAACAGATCGAACAACTCTATGCTGAGAGCTGGACGTAA
- a CDS encoding VOC family protein — MRSEKTPGSFAWFDLITDVPAVSQSFYSRLFGWQFAQGRTDNIQLITNGRILVGGMVTIEDTNEQTPETRWQPVLSVTDTAAASTRAQTSGGQQIGSIFAGPNGTLAAVRDPGGAPVTLYDGTEGIPLGSEPPPGSWVWVDLLTPDPGAAETFYRNVSGFETRVGDRSDTGKFRVFTSDGKDRGGLIRVSRKQASHMWLPYVLVENLGDTIDMATKLGARLAVRGGDLAILIDPAGAAFGIAQRPAAPK; from the coding sequence ATGCGATCTGAAAAGACGCCTGGCAGCTTTGCCTGGTTCGACCTGATCACGGATGTCCCAGCGGTGTCGCAATCATTCTACTCAAGGCTGTTTGGGTGGCAATTCGCTCAAGGACGCACTGACAACATCCAGCTGATCACCAACGGCCGCATCTTGGTCGGTGGAATGGTCACGATTGAAGACACAAATGAGCAAACGCCCGAAACCCGCTGGCAACCGGTACTCAGCGTCACTGACACCGCTGCCGCCAGCACACGTGCCCAGACATCCGGTGGGCAGCAGATTGGTTCGATCTTTGCAGGCCCAAATGGCACACTGGCCGCGGTCCGTGACCCTGGCGGGGCGCCTGTGACGCTTTATGACGGCACCGAAGGGATTCCGCTTGGGAGCGAGCCCCCGCCCGGATCCTGGGTGTGGGTGGATCTTCTGACCCCCGACCCAGGGGCGGCAGAAACCTTTTACCGAAACGTATCCGGGTTCGAGACGCGCGTTGGAGATCGCTCTGACACGGGCAAGTTTCGGGTTTTCACCTCTGACGGAAAAGATCGAGGCGGCCTGATCCGGGTATCTCGCAAGCAAGCAAGCCACATGTGGCTTCCCTACGTGCTGGTTGAAAACCTTGGCGACACGATTGACATGGCCACCAAGCTTGGTGCGCGACTTGCCGTCCGCGGCGGGGACTTGGCCATTCTGATAGATCCCGCAGGCGCCGCTTTTGGTATCGCACAACGCCCTGCTGCACCTAAATGA
- a CDS encoding cation transporter, protein MSNKTETETDRMKRLEGRSLIVGMWGNLFMGAAGVAAAILSNSDAILVDGLFSLIGFTAAILGRRVSQNADAGPDRIRPAGYAADEAIFTTFRSLSLLGLVLFAITGAVMNIVSYASGGAPKPLVFGPLIIYFVVIGITCFLLWGMHRWAWSRTGKKSDILRLEATAAAFDGVITGAAGIGMVGIVLLQDTALSFITPIGDSIIVLILCSTVVTRYFWDFMKGLGELAGVTADPEHIATVRRTVRPALTEAKGVLTDLSVMKLGRSFVVTVYYNPGRPVTAAEVDALTLRLEHDLAPVLPADVFVLPSEYGRRWPDDLNPKLNPKGPPAG, encoded by the coding sequence GTGAGCAACAAGACTGAGACCGAAACCGACCGCATGAAGCGCCTGGAAGGGCGCTCGTTGATCGTCGGTATGTGGGGCAACCTGTTCATGGGGGCCGCTGGCGTGGCCGCCGCGATCCTGTCGAACTCGGACGCGATCCTGGTGGATGGTCTGTTCTCGCTCATCGGATTCACCGCCGCGATCCTGGGCCGTCGCGTCAGCCAGAACGCAGACGCCGGCCCCGATCGCATTCGCCCGGCAGGCTATGCCGCGGATGAGGCGATCTTTACCACCTTCCGGTCGCTTTCCTTGCTGGGATTGGTGCTCTTTGCCATCACCGGCGCGGTCATGAACATCGTCAGCTATGCCTCGGGCGGCGCACCCAAACCGCTCGTATTCGGGCCGCTGATCATCTATTTCGTGGTGATTGGGATCACCTGCTTTCTGCTGTGGGGGATGCATCGGTGGGCCTGGTCCCGGACTGGCAAGAAAAGTGACATTCTGCGGCTAGAGGCTACGGCAGCGGCCTTTGACGGTGTGATCACCGGAGCGGCTGGCATCGGCATGGTCGGTATCGTGCTGCTGCAGGACACGGCGCTGTCCTTCATTACGCCGATTGGCGATTCGATCATTGTTTTGATCCTGTGTTCGACGGTTGTCACCCGCTACTTCTGGGATTTCATGAAAGGATTGGGAGAGCTTGCAGGCGTGACCGCCGATCCCGAACATATCGCCACGGTCCGCCGCACCGTACGCCCTGCCTTGACCGAGGCCAAAGGGGTTCTGACCGATCTGTCGGTGATGAAGCTGGGACGCTCCTTTGTGGTCACGGTCTATTACAACCCCGGCAGACCTGTGACGGCGGCCGAGGTTGATGCCCTGACCCTGCGACTGGAACACGACCTGGCGCCGGTTTTGCCCGCGGATGTCTTTGTCCTGCCCAGCGAATACGGCCGCCGGTGGCCCGACGACCTGAACCCAAAGCTGAACCCCAAGGGGCCGCCCGCAGGGTGA